In a genomic window of [Empedobacter] haloabium:
- a CDS encoding YDG domain-containing protein yields MKQSFDTPQAGPDQVGVRGARLALAAAIAAAFGATAADAWAQLPAGATVVHGSAAIATDGGRMTVTNSPNAVLNWRAFSVGAGNSVHFAQQSAASQVLNRVVGNDPSAILGGLSSNGGVWLVNPHGVLFGANARIDVGGLVASSLPLSNEDFLAGRHRFDGAGAPAGQVLNQGDIHTSFGGRVWLMGDTVRNDGLIESPGGHIVLAAGRSIDLVDSGVPNVTVRVTAPANAAVNLGTLLAHGGGSIDVHGGIVNQQGIVRADSMGRDAAGRVVLQAQGDVRLGAGGATSADAAGSGAGGTVLVASARGATLAQGDVSARSSGGKGGRIHLLGQQVGVYGNAQVDASGATGGGEVLAGGDYQGGNAAVPHAQASYLGPRAALRANATATGDGGKVVLWSDRATRAFGTLEARGGPGGGNGGLVETSGRHLDARPEAVDVGAKHGKGGTWLLDPGNITIVAGGCCGGDRTAFDETFMFTIESSADDTEIRADVITRALASDGHVIVRTGGGDATTQEGDIRVAANIDATGAAAGAKLTLEAHNDIIFDPGVHITAGSNPLGVTLTADSDGNRRGDVLLQAGAGIAANGGDIIMTAGPDAERPAGRIDLQRATLDAGAGVIGLRGGSIDIGDGSELAGSSIGAAADTLTVTGSSLTARDGLLALSSRDGLGAATVEGSTLSASAAESPLLGRIIVQNGRLDVNGSRMTASNAFDLSATTTNITAGSTLTAPTFRLSAHDFTVKDATLNAAAGGLELIGSPGELPSRATLTNATLTAGPGGEIWLWRDQIDIVNSKLTAAGALQLNAPSLDISAGSRLTGRSVMLNSGALDVRDSALAATAGGIVLTVEGADGAGTIALRDTSLDARAPAGADGRVMFIDGAVALTDTNIAATGPLTINADSASIANPGRTATLRAAEIDIVARTTSLDQANLAAATTGDAIVIDTATLANRASVLSTPAGRWLVYLREGGFPAAALADLPYTFVQFDAADTPAAVHGAGAHGIMLADPLDLHIKVDAARPYDGTTTARFSRVLASDAGPGFTVRTRVDAEAAEGVFDNRNAGLDKPIVFEAEGGYFEVRAPGDRPVYGATQSYTGDITPKAITASGLVAANKVYDATRTASLTGSLAGVVEGDRVDLAGATGLFDTKDVGTGKTVSFSAATLGGADAGNYILAGGATTTADITPRTISAAGITALDKVYDGTRVAALAGNLTEAFAGDDLTLAASGSFADKNVGAGKTVTVSGGTLAGADAHNYLLAGEYVTRASITARPIAPAGIIALDKVYDATRTATLAGALAETIPGDVLFLTGATGLFDNKNAGTNKLVTISGGTLTGADRGNYILVPDYTTRASIARRPIGATGLSAADKVYDGTRTATLSGTLAEALPGDRVSLAGATGLFDTKDAGTGKTVTIASATLAGPDGGNYVVADDARTTASITPRPISAAGITAADKVYDASRTATLGGALADALAGDDVVLAGASALFDDKNVGVAKPVTISGGTLGGRDAGNYRLASAYTTTASITPLAISANGITALDKVYDGTRGATLAGTLADTLPGDALALAGATGEFDTKAAGAGKVVTVRGGVLTGADAGNYTLAGSHTTTAAITRRPIDAVGITAADKVYDGNRDATLSGSLSGVLDGDVLALAGATGQFDSKNVGTGKVVAITGGTLTGPDAANYILTEGATARAAITPRPVNLAISGPVVKEYDAGSSASLGAGQYVLNGAIAGDAVGVTGPTQGSYDSANVGQGKTVSVTGVFQISGGDALNYRVGTVDLTAASNVVSATAVGNSGAITPATLFYTAAPVLREPGVPVDGLSGTVTGFKGADTLASATTGVLVWRSTAPTPTQPGVYPIIGAGLSALNYVLVQAPGNDAALEVTVGNAPASAPQQAQVGSVAAIASALNGALPAPDQRPATGGLLDISNPAVGRTYGAVRIGAMSQDELGQLIAQRRNFKRKLFADAVYKLELDPSLADVQPCATVIESASGACRLTPNQLSSIGADARLAALVGKVETTGSSAGGSTGSSAEDGAPARSARVATAHLPQIERKIAVLFGINDYADKTIPPLLNAVPDVDAVSQLFADKLGYEVRVVRNPTKADIIRTLNQLSVEINSTDSVVIYYAGHGYSLEKNGAGYWLPADAQASEPSRWISNVDVARLLTGIRSSQMVVISDSCYSGAFARDGMTAVGRDVTAESVLAKRSVVVISSGGDEPVADEGKDGHSIFAWNLMQAMRSISDWKPGSTVFNDVQAGVRKEFPQTPKYGAVTSAGHQAGGDYLFELR; encoded by the coding sequence ATGAAGCAGTCGTTCGACACGCCGCAGGCCGGCCCCGACCAGGTCGGGGTCCGCGGCGCACGCCTGGCGCTGGCCGCCGCCATTGCCGCCGCCTTCGGCGCCACGGCGGCCGATGCATGGGCCCAGCTGCCCGCGGGGGCCACCGTCGTGCATGGCAGCGCCGCTATCGCCACCGACGGCGGCCGCATGACGGTCACGAACAGCCCAAACGCGGTGCTGAACTGGCGGGCGTTTTCCGTCGGCGCCGGCAACAGCGTGCATTTCGCGCAGCAAAGCGCGGCAAGCCAGGTCCTGAACCGTGTGGTCGGCAACGACCCTTCCGCCATCCTTGGCGGCCTGTCCTCCAACGGCGGCGTATGGCTCGTCAACCCGCACGGCGTGCTGTTCGGTGCCAATGCGCGCATCGATGTCGGCGGCCTGGTCGCCTCCAGCCTGCCCTTGTCGAACGAGGACTTCCTGGCGGGCCGGCATCGCTTCGACGGCGCGGGCGCTCCTGCGGGCCAGGTCCTGAACCAGGGTGACATCCACACCAGCTTTGGCGGGCGCGTATGGCTGATGGGCGACACGGTGCGCAACGACGGGCTGATCGAAAGTCCCGGCGGCCATATCGTGCTGGCGGCCGGCCGCAGCATCGACCTGGTCGACTCCGGCGTGCCGAACGTGACCGTGCGTGTCACGGCCCCGGCCAACGCGGCCGTCAACCTCGGCACACTGCTGGCGCACGGCGGCGGCAGCATCGACGTGCACGGCGGCATCGTCAACCAGCAGGGCATCGTGCGCGCGGACAGCATGGGCCGCGATGCGGCCGGTCGCGTGGTGCTGCAGGCACAAGGTGACGTGCGGCTGGGCGCCGGCGGCGCCACCAGCGCGGACGCCGCGGGCAGTGGCGCTGGCGGCACGGTGCTGGTGGCATCGGCACGGGGCGCCACACTGGCGCAGGGCGACGTGTCGGCGCGCAGCAGCGGTGGTAAGGGCGGACGCATCCACCTGCTGGGACAGCAGGTCGGCGTGTACGGCAACGCGCAGGTCGATGCCTCCGGCGCGACCGGGGGCGGCGAGGTCCTGGCGGGTGGCGACTACCAGGGCGGCAATGCCGCCGTGCCGCACGCGCAGGCAAGCTATCTGGGGCCCCGCGCGGCGCTCCGCGCCAACGCCACGGCGACGGGCGATGGCGGCAAGGTCGTGCTGTGGAGCGACCGCGCCACGCGCGCCTTCGGCACCCTCGAAGCGCGCGGTGGACCAGGCGGCGGCAATGGCGGCCTGGTCGAAACCTCGGGACGCCATCTGGATGCGCGTCCCGAGGCCGTGGACGTGGGGGCCAAGCATGGCAAGGGCGGCACCTGGCTGCTGGACCCGGGCAATATCACGATCGTCGCCGGCGGCTGCTGCGGCGGCGACAGGACCGCGTTCGACGAGACGTTCATGTTCACCATCGAGTCGAGCGCGGACGACACGGAGATACGAGCGGACGTCATCACGCGCGCGCTGGCGTCGGACGGCCACGTGATCGTGCGCACCGGCGGCGGCGACGCCACCACGCAGGAGGGCGACATCCGCGTGGCCGCCAACATCGACGCCACGGGCGCCGCGGCCGGGGCGAAGCTGACGCTGGAGGCGCACAACGATATCATCTTCGACCCGGGCGTGCACATCACGGCCGGCAGCAATCCGCTGGGCGTCACGCTGACAGCCGACAGCGACGGCAACCGCCGCGGCGACGTGCTGCTGCAGGCGGGCGCCGGGATCGCCGCCAACGGCGGCGATATCATCATGACGGCCGGACCGGATGCCGAGCGGCCGGCAGGGCGCATCGACCTGCAGCGGGCCACGCTCGACGCGGGCGCGGGCGTCATCGGCCTGCGCGGCGGCAGTATCGACATCGGCGACGGCAGCGAGCTGGCCGGCAGCAGCATCGGCGCTGCCGCCGACACGCTCACCGTTACCGGTTCCAGCCTGACCGCGCGCGATGGCCTGCTCGCGCTCAGCTCGCGCGACGGCCTTGGCGCCGCGACGGTCGAAGGCTCGACCTTGAGCGCCAGTGCCGCCGAATCGCCGCTGCTGGGCCGGATCATCGTCCAGAACGGGCGGCTCGACGTGAATGGCTCGCGCATGACGGCCAGCAATGCGTTCGACCTGTCGGCCACGACAACGAACATCACGGCAGGCAGCACGCTGACGGCGCCCACGTTCCGGCTGTCCGCCCATGACTTCACCGTCAAGGATGCGACATTGAATGCGGCGGCAGGCGGCCTGGAACTGATCGGCAGCCCTGGCGAGCTACCGAGCCGGGCCACGCTGACGAACGCGACCTTGACCGCCGGGCCAGGCGGCGAGATCTGGCTGTGGCGCGACCAGATCGACATCGTCAACTCGAAGTTGACCGCCGCGGGCGCACTGCAGCTCAATGCGCCGTCGCTCGACATCTCGGCTGGCAGCCGGCTCACGGGCCGCAGCGTCATGCTCAACAGCGGTGCGCTCGACGTCCGCGATAGCGCCCTCGCCGCCACCGCTGGCGGGATCGTGCTGACCGTGGAAGGAGCCGACGGCGCCGGCACGATCGCGCTGCGCGACACCAGCCTCGACGCCCGTGCGCCAGCGGGCGCGGACGGCCGGGTGATGTTCATCGACGGCGCCGTGGCACTGACCGATACGAACATCGCGGCGACCGGCCCGCTGACGATCAACGCCGACTCCGCGTCGATCGCCAACCCGGGCCGGACCGCCACGCTGCGCGCGGCCGAAATCGACATCGTGGCGCGCACGACTTCGCTGGACCAGGCCAATCTTGCCGCCGCCACGACAGGCGATGCCATCGTGATCGACACGGCCACGCTGGCAAACCGCGCCAGCGTGCTGTCCACCCCGGCGGGACGCTGGCTGGTCTACCTGCGCGAAGGCGGCTTCCCCGCCGCCGCCCTGGCCGACCTGCCCTACACCTTCGTGCAGTTCGACGCGGCCGATACGCCTGCCGCGGTCCACGGCGCCGGTGCCCACGGCATCATGCTGGCCGACCCGCTCGACCTGCACATCAAGGTGGACGCGGCGCGTCCCTACGACGGCACCACCACCGCGCGCTTCTCGCGCGTGCTGGCAAGCGATGCCGGGCCGGGCTTCACGGTGCGGACCCGCGTGGACGCCGAGGCCGCGGAAGGCGTCTTCGACAATCGCAATGCCGGCCTGGACAAGCCCATCGTTTTCGAGGCCGAGGGCGGCTATTTCGAGGTGCGCGCCCCTGGCGACCGCCCCGTCTACGGCGCCACCCAGTCGTACACAGGCGACATCACGCCGAAAGCCATCACCGCTTCCGGCCTGGTGGCCGCGAACAAGGTGTACGACGCGACCCGCACGGCCAGCCTGACGGGGTCGCTCGCCGGCGTCGTCGAGGGCGACCGCGTCGACCTGGCCGGCGCCACCGGCCTGTTCGACACCAAGGACGTGGGCACCGGCAAGACCGTGAGCTTCTCGGCCGCCACATTGGGCGGCGCCGACGCGGGCAACTATATCCTGGCCGGCGGCGCGACGACGACGGCGGACATCACGCCACGCACGATCTCGGCGGCCGGCATCACGGCCCTGGACAAGGTCTATGACGGCACGCGCGTCGCGGCCCTCGCCGGCAACCTGACCGAGGCATTTGCCGGTGACGACCTGACGCTGGCCGCCAGCGGAAGCTTCGCCGACAAGAACGTGGGCGCCGGCAAGACCGTTACCGTCAGCGGGGGCACGCTGGCCGGCGCGGACGCCCACAACTATCTGCTCGCGGGCGAGTACGTGACCCGGGCCAGCATCACGGCGCGGCCCATCGCGCCGGCCGGGATCATCGCCCTCGACAAGGTGTACGACGCCACCCGCACCGCCACGCTGGCGGGAGCGCTGGCCGAGACGATCCCCGGCGACGTGCTGTTCCTGACCGGCGCCACCGGACTGTTCGACAACAAGAACGCGGGCACCAACAAGCTCGTCACGATCAGCGGCGGCACGCTGACAGGCGCCGACCGCGGCAATTACATCCTGGTGCCCGACTACACCACCCGCGCGTCCATCGCGCGGCGCCCCATCGGCGCGACCGGCTTGAGCGCGGCGGACAAGGTGTACGACGGCACGCGCACCGCCACGCTGAGTGGCACCTTGGCCGAGGCGCTGCCGGGCGACCGCGTCAGCCTTGCTGGCGCCACCGGCCTGTTCGACACCAAAGACGCCGGGACGGGCAAAACCGTCACGATCGCCTCGGCCACGCTGGCCGGCCCGGACGGGGGCAACTATGTGGTGGCCGACGACGCCAGGACGACGGCCAGCATCACGCCCCGGCCGATCTCGGCGGCCGGTATCACGGCGGCCGATAAAGTCTACGATGCCAGCCGCACCGCCACGCTGGGTGGCGCGCTGGCGGATGCCCTGGCGGGCGACGACGTCGTACTGGCCGGTGCCTCGGCCCTGTTCGACGACAAGAACGTGGGCGTGGCGAAGCCGGTCACCATTTCCGGCGGTACCCTGGGCGGGCGTGACGCCGGCAACTACCGGCTGGCCAGCGCCTACACCACGACGGCGAGCATCACGCCGCTGGCGATCAGCGCCAACGGCATCACCGCGCTCGACAAGGTCTACGACGGCACCCGCGGCGCCACGCTGGCGGGCACCCTGGCGGACACGCTTCCGGGCGACGCGCTCGCCCTCGCGGGCGCCACCGGCGAGTTCGACACGAAAGCGGCCGGCGCCGGCAAGGTCGTGACGGTGAGGGGCGGCGTGCTGACCGGTGCCGATGCGGGCAACTACACGCTGGCGGGCAGCCACACGACGACGGCGGCGATTACGCGCCGGCCCATCGACGCGGTCGGCATCACGGCGGCGGACAAGGTGTACGACGGCAATCGCGACGCCACGTTGTCCGGCTCGTTGTCCGGTGTGCTGGATGGCGACGTGCTGGCGCTGGCCGGAGCGACCGGCCAGTTCGACAGCAAGAACGTGGGCACGGGCAAGGTCGTCGCCATCACGGGCGGCACCCTGACGGGGCCGGACGCGGCCAACTACATCCTGACCGAAGGTGCCACGGCGCGAGCCGCCATCACGCCGCGCCCGGTGAACCTTGCCATCAGCGGTCCGGTCGTGAAGGAATACGATGCCGGCAGCAGCGCCAGCCTGGGCGCCGGCCAGTACGTGCTGAACGGGGCCATCGCGGGCGACGCCGTCGGCGTCACCGGTCCGACCCAGGGCAGCTACGACAGCGCCAACGTGGGCCAAGGAAAAACCGTCAGTGTCACGGGCGTGTTCCAGATCTCGGGGGGCGATGCACTGAACTACCGGGTCGGCACCGTCGACCTGACCGCGGCAAGCAATGTGGTGAGCGCCACCGCCGTGGGCAACAGCGGCGCCATCACGCCGGCGACGCTGTTCTATACGGCCGCCCCGGTGCTGCGCGAACCCGGCGTGCCCGTCGATGGGCTGTCCGGCACCGTGACCGGTTTCAAGGGCGCGGACACGCTGGCCTCGGCCACCACCGGCGTGCTGGTCTGGCGCAGCACCGCGCCGACACCCACCCAGCCCGGCGTCTACCCCATCATCGGCGCCGGCCTGTCCGCCCTCAACTACGTGCTGGTGCAAGCACCGGGCAACGACGCGGCTCTGGAGGTCACCGTTGGCAACGCTCCCGCCAGCGCGCCGCAACAGGCACAGGTGGGCAGCGTGGCCGCGATCGCCTCCGCGCTGAACGGGGCGCTGCCGGCGCCCGACCAGCGGCCAGCCACGGGCGGCCTGCTCGACATTTCCAACCCGGCCGTCGGCCGCACCTATGGTGCCGTGCGCATCGGCGCCATGTCGCAGGATGAACTGGGCCAGCTGATCGCACAGCGCCGCAACTTCAAGCGCAAGCTGTTTGCCGATGCGGTCTACAAGCTCGAGCTGGACCCCAGCCTGGCCGACGTGCAGCCGTGCGCGACGGTGATCGAGTCGGCATCGGGTGCCTGCCGTCTGACGCCGAACCAGCTCAGCTCGATCGGGGCGGATGCGCGGCTGGCCGCGCTGGTCGGCAAGGTCGAGACCACCGGCAGTTCCGCGGGCGGCAGCACCGGCAGCTCGGCCGAGGATGGCGCGCCGGCCAGGAGTGCCCGGGTTGCGACCGCGCACCTGCCGCAGATCGAACGCAAGATCGCGGTACTGTTCGGCATCAACGACTACGCCGACAAGACCATTCCACCGCTGCTCAACGCCGTGCCGGACGTGGACGCGGTGTCGCAGCTGTTCGCGGACAAGCTGGGCTACGAGGTACGGGTCGTGCGCAACCCGACCAAGGCCGACATCATCCGCACGCTGAACCAGCTGTCGGTGGAGATCAACAGCACCGACAGCGTCGTCATCTATTACGCCGGCCATGGCTATTCCCTGGAGAAAAATGGCGCGGGCTACTGGCTGCCGGCGGATGCCCAGGCAAGCGAGCCCAGCCGCTGGATTTCCAATGTGGACGTGGCGCGGCTGCTGACCGGTATCCGCTCGAGCCAGATGGTGGTGATTTCGGACAGCTGCTATTCCGGCGCCTTTGCCCGCGACGGCATGACGGCCGTGGGCCGGGACGTCACGGCCGAAAGCGTGCTGGCCAAGCGCTCCGTGGTGGTGATCTCGTCCGGCGGCGACGAGCCGGTCGCCGACGAAGGCAAGGATGGCCACTCGATCTTCGCCTGGAACCTGATGCAGGCGATGCGCTCGATATCGGACTGGAAACCGGGCAGCACCGTCTTCAACGACGTGCAGGCCGGCGTGCGCAAGGAATTCCCGCAGACACCGAAGTATGGCGCGGTAACGTCCGCGGGGCACCAGGCGGGCGGCGATTATTTGTTCGAGCTGCGCTGA
- a CDS encoding helix-turn-helix transcriptional regulator produces MNTFSNVQIINGPDGEPVYVVIPYATYMQARARQRDDLVPHQVVGFIAERGWTAARAWREYLGLTQQQMASRIGISQPAYAQQEAGLRPRKATRARIAAALGIETQLLDL; encoded by the coding sequence ATGAACACGTTTTCCAACGTCCAGATCATCAACGGCCCGGATGGCGAGCCCGTCTATGTCGTCATCCCCTATGCCACCTATATGCAGGCGCGGGCACGCCAGCGCGACGATCTTGTGCCGCACCAGGTGGTCGGTTTCATTGCCGAGCGAGGTTGGACAGCAGCGCGCGCCTGGCGCGAATACCTGGGGCTGACACAGCAGCAAATGGCCAGCCGCATCGGTATCAGCCAGCCGGCCTACGCGCAACAGGAAGCCGGACTGCGTCCGCGCAAGGCAACGCGGGCGCGCATCGCTGCCGCGCTGGGGATCGAGACGCAGCTGCTCGATTTGTGA
- a CDS encoding RnfH family protein, giving the protein MAERIKISLCYASGPNPLLRALEVDAGTTIGQAIELSGMLQDAPEINLVTMPVGIYGKKKTLDTVVQARDRVEIYRPLIVDPKNARRRRARKDTAAPTAMPTPDAGEVLTPMAAGGTVGPEAGKA; this is encoded by the coding sequence ATGGCTGAGCGGATCAAGATCTCGCTGTGTTACGCCAGCGGCCCGAATCCGCTGCTGCGCGCGCTCGAAGTGGACGCCGGCACGACGATCGGGCAGGCCATCGAGCTGTCCGGCATGCTGCAGGACGCGCCCGAGATCAATCTCGTGACGATGCCGGTGGGTATCTACGGCAAGAAAAAGACGCTCGATACCGTCGTGCAGGCGCGCGACCGGGTCGAAATCTACCGGCCGCTGATCGTCGATCCGAAGAACGCGCGGCGGCGCCGGGCCAGGAAGGATACGGCCGCGCCCACGGCGATGCCGACGCCGGATGCCGGCGAGGTGCTGACCCCGATGGCGGCTGGCGGCACGGTCGGGCCGGAAGCCGGTAAGGCCTAG
- a CDS encoding type II toxin-antitoxin system RatA family toxin, with protein MAVVHKSVLLGYSARQMFDLVDRVEDYPKFLPWCGGVEVRERGDNKVVASVGINFHGVRQSFTTANTNTPPTAIHMSLVDGPFKTLNGVWTFKELREDACKVELDLQYEFSSRLLEQVIGPVFGMIANSMVDSFTKRAETVYG; from the coding sequence ATGGCAGTAGTGCACAAGTCGGTTTTGCTGGGATACAGCGCCAGGCAGATGTTCGACCTGGTCGACAGGGTCGAGGATTATCCCAAATTTCTGCCGTGGTGTGGCGGCGTCGAGGTGCGCGAGCGGGGCGACAACAAGGTGGTCGCCAGCGTCGGCATCAATTTCCACGGTGTGCGCCAGAGCTTCACGACGGCCAATACCAATACCCCGCCCACGGCCATCCATATGAGCCTTGTCGACGGCCCATTCAAGACCTTGAACGGCGTGTGGACGTTCAAGGAGTTGCGTGAGGATGCCTGCAAGGTGGAACTGGATCTGCAATACGAATTCTCCAGCCGCCTGCTGGAACAGGTCATCGGCCCCGTGTTCGGCATGATCGCCAACAGCATGGTCGATTCGTTCACCAAGCGCGCCGAAACGGTGTATGGCTGA
- the smpB gene encoding SsrA-binding protein SmpB, with translation MTIADNRKAFHDYFIEDRYEAGIVLEGWEVKAIRDARVQIKEAYVTIRDNELYLFGAHISALPTASTHIHPEAVRTRKLLLHRQEIDKLIGKVERAGYTLVPLNLHYKGGRVKCEIGLAKGKKQHDKRASEKDRDASREVQAAMKQHRR, from the coding sequence ATGACTATTGCCGATAACCGCAAAGCCTTCCACGACTACTTCATCGAAGACCGCTACGAAGCGGGCATCGTGCTGGAAGGCTGGGAAGTCAAGGCGATCCGCGATGCGCGCGTCCAGATCAAGGAAGCATACGTTACGATCCGCGATAACGAACTGTACCTGTTTGGCGCGCACATCAGCGCACTGCCCACCGCCTCCACCCACATCCACCCCGAAGCCGTGCGTACCCGCAAGCTGCTGCTGCACCGCCAGGAGATCGACAAGCTGATCGGCAAGGTCGAGCGGGCCGGCTACACGCTGGTGCCGCTGAACCTGCACTACAAGGGCGGCCGCGTGAAATGCGAGATCGGCCTGGCCAAGGGCAAGAAGCAGCACGACAAGCGCGCCAGCGAGAAGGACCGCGACGCCAGCCGCGAGGTGCAGGCGGCGATGAAGCAGCATCGGCGTTGA
- a CDS encoding FlgO family outer membrane protein produces the protein MRALAPVAALVAGALLAGCATGPAKDEPNYATVASNQFVSANYKAADTLLTQLSGKLAADKPLIMATVVNIDALDQTSTLGRLVSEQISTRMAQGGLKMLEMKLRNSVYLKRNQGELMLTREIGEVAQSHNAQAVVVGSYAETSDMVFINIKVVQPQSNFVLAGHDYVLAKEGIVRSMLMTR, from the coding sequence ATGCGCGCCCTCGCCCCGGTTGCCGCCCTCGTGGCCGGCGCCCTCCTGGCCGGCTGCGCCACCGGTCCTGCCAAGGACGAACCGAATTACGCGACGGTCGCGTCGAACCAGTTCGTCTCGGCCAATTACAAGGCGGCCGATACGCTGTTGACGCAATTGTCCGGCAAGCTGGCCGCCGACAAGCCGCTGATCATGGCCACCGTCGTCAATATCGACGCACTGGACCAGACTTCCACGCTGGGCCGGCTGGTGTCCGAGCAGATCTCGACGCGGATGGCCCAGGGTGGCCTGAAGATGCTGGAAATGAAGCTGCGCAACAGCGTCTACCTGAAACGCAACCAGGGCGAACTGATGCTGACGCGCGAGATCGGCGAAGTGGCGCAGAGCCACAACGCGCAGGCCGTCGTGGTCGGCTCCTATGCCGAGACCAGCGACATGGTGTTCATCAACATCAAGGTGGTCCAGCCGCAGAGCAACTTCGTGCTGGCCGGCCACGATTACGTATTGGCCAAGGAAGGCATCGTTCGCTCGATGCTGATGACGCGCTGA
- a CDS encoding DUF1349 domain-containing protein, whose protein sequence is MFSHCTWLNEPAEYTLDDTGLCVTTDGATDFWRITSYGFIRDSGHFLGRPVEGDFTAQVHVQGNFEQLYDQAGLMVRIDERRWIKAGVEFSDGALLLSSVLTDERSDWATSLAPALPDGFWLRVTVAAGAIRVQYSADGITWPLLRLAPFPIASRYLVGPMCCTPERAGLSVRFAQFTVGPALVRDLHDLS, encoded by the coding sequence ATGTTTTCCCACTGCACCTGGCTCAACGAACCGGCCGAGTACACGCTCGACGACACCGGCCTCTGCGTCACCACCGACGGCGCCACCGACTTCTGGCGCATCACGAGCTACGGCTTCATCCGCGACAGCGGCCACTTCCTCGGCCGCCCGGTCGAAGGCGACTTCACCGCGCAGGTGCACGTGCAGGGCAACTTCGAGCAACTGTACGACCAGGCCGGCCTGATGGTACGCATCGACGAACGGCGCTGGATCAAGGCCGGTGTCGAGTTCTCCGATGGCGCACTGTTGCTCAGCAGCGTGCTGACGGACGAACGGTCGGACTGGGCCACCAGCCTGGCGCCCGCGCTGCCCGACGGCTTCTGGCTGCGCGTCACGGTCGCCGCCGGCGCCATCCGCGTGCAGTATTCGGCCGACGGCATCACGTGGCCGCTGCTGCGGCTGGCGCCCTTCCCCATCGCCTCGCGCTACCTCGTCGGCCCGATGTGCTGCACGCCCGAACGGGCCGGGCTGAGCGTGCGCTTCGCCCAGTTCACGGTCGGCCCCGCGCTGGTGCGCGACCTGCACGACCTCAGCTGA
- a CDS encoding NAD-dependent protein deacetylase, translated as MNSATDFDDNAFVTPSTADYLERLADFLNSHRRVLVLTGAGLSTASGIPGYRDAEGIRRGRPPTEGPEFRRSDALRRRYWARSTVGWPVLAQAEPNDGHRALARLERSGHVAHVITQNVDGLHQRAGTSSLIELHGNIHHVRCLACGHVQARAALQERLLRDNPALAGVLAQPLPDGDAQLEPESLEQFVVPDCAICGGVLQPDVVFFGDNVPRERTERALGWMEGADALLVVGSSLMVFSGYRFAKLAAAAGKPIAAVNVGKTRADDLIGLKLAVPAQQALPRVAALLDGAPLS; from the coding sequence ATGAACTCCGCGACCGACTTCGACGACAACGCATTCGTCACGCCATCCACCGCCGACTACCTGGAGCGCCTCGCCGACTTCCTGAACAGCCACCGCCGCGTGCTGGTGCTGACCGGCGCCGGCCTGTCCACCGCCTCCGGCATTCCCGGCTACCGCGATGCCGAGGGCATCCGTCGGGGCCGGCCGCCAACGGAGGGACCGGAATTTCGCCGCTCCGACGCGCTGCGCCGGCGCTACTGGGCGCGCAGCACCGTGGGCTGGCCCGTGCTGGCGCAGGCCGAGCCGAACGATGGCCACCGCGCGCTGGCGCGGCTGGAACGCTCCGGCCACGTCGCGCACGTGATCACGCAGAACGTGGACGGACTGCACCAGCGGGCCGGTACCAGCAGCCTGATCGAGCTGCACGGCAATATCCATCACGTGCGCTGCCTGGCCTGCGGCCACGTGCAAGCGCGCGCCGCGCTGCAGGAGCGCCTGCTGCGCGACAATCCGGCGCTGGCCGGCGTGCTGGCCCAGCCGCTGCCGGACGGCGACGCCCAGCTGGAACCGGAGTCGCTGGAGCAGTTCGTCGTGCCGGACTGCGCCATCTGCGGCGGCGTGCTGCAGCCGGATGTGGTGTTCTTCGGCGATAACGTGCCCCGCGAACGCACGGAGCGGGCGCTGGGCTGGATGGAAGGCGCCGACGCTTTGCTGGTGGTCGGCTCCTCGCTGATGGTGTTTTCCGGCTACCGCTTCGCCAAGCTGGCGGCCGCGGCCGGCAAGCCGATCGCCGCCGTCAACGTCGGCAAGACGCGCGCGGACGACCTGATCGGTCTGAAGCTCGCCGTGCCCGCCCAGCAGGCGCTGCCGCGGGTGGCGGCACTGCTGGACGGCGCTCCGCTCAGCTGA